The following coding sequences lie in one Rutidosis leptorrhynchoides isolate AG116_Rl617_1_P2 chromosome 6, CSIRO_AGI_Rlap_v1, whole genome shotgun sequence genomic window:
- the LOC139853940 gene encoding uncharacterized protein produces MAWVKWDQITLPYESGGLNVCPLKFKNLALLAKWWWRFLSGDNVLWIRIIKSIYGIGGGLGFTSSLPENKLKKLSGRTWSNIFKIENTLTKLGCNLSNSFVKDVGNGADTRFWIDKWLGDVPLKDAFPRLFRLESFKDVPITNRLQVADSSLAFSWAWSSKPRWRTADELTSLTAAISLHKFSKNSSSSWTWKHHANGLFSTCSLVQMLNSIAAEKLCSNSQPPNPTDLNPFIPQKIGIFVWRAKLDRLPVRVALD; encoded by the coding sequence atggcttgggttaaatgggacCAAATCACTCTACCTTACGAATCTGGAGGTCTAAATGTGTGTCCGCTAAAATTTAAAAATCTTGCTCTCCTCgccaaatggtggtggagatttcttTCGGGTGATAATGTTTTGTGGAttcgtattattaaaagtatctatGGTATCGGAGGTGGGTTGGGTTTTACTTCTTCTTTGCCCGAAAACAAATTGAAAAAACTTTCGGGTCGTACGTGGTCTAACATTTTTAAAATTGAAAACACCCTAACCAAGTTAGGGTGTAATCTTTCTAATTCTTTTGTCAAAGATGTAGGAAATGGTGCCGATACGAGGTTCTGGATAGACAAATGGCTAGGCGACGTTCCTCTTAAAGATGCATTCCCTCGGCTCTTTAGACTGGAATCTTTCAAAGATGTGCCCATTACAAACCGGCTTCAAGTCGCTGATTCTTCGCTTGCTTTCTCCTGGGCGTGGTCTTCTAAACCAAGATGGAGGACAGCGGATGAACTAACCTCACTTACAGCAGCAATTAGTCTCCACAAGTTCTCGAAAAACTCCTCTTCTTCGTGGACCTGGAAGCACCACGCTAACGGGTTATTTTCTACCTGCTCACTCGTCCAGATGCTTAACAGTATAGCAGCTGAAAAACTCTGCTCGAACTCTCAGCCTCCAAACCCTACGGATCTTAATCCTTTTATCCCGCAAAAAATTGGCATTTTTGTTTGGAGAGCGAAACTCGACAGGCTTCCGGTTAGGGTAGCCCTTGATTAA